The region ATATCCACCACAGTGCTGGAGTCGATCTTCAGGCCCCCGCTCACCTCCGCACTGCGAACAAAGTCTTGAGTCTGCAGGTCCTCTACCCGCTTCAGCTCCCCTGTTGCCAGCTGGATGATGGCTCCTTTCATGAAGTGAGAGGGCAAGTGTGAAGAGCTGGGTAGCTGTGACCGAGCCAAGTCCTTTTCAAGCATGCTTCCTCGAGCCTGTGCATCAGGGCTCCGCCTCACTAGGCCTTCTGAAGTAGAAAACCGGACGGGCTCAGATCCAACGGGAACCAGGACTGGCTTGCCGTTGGCTATCACCATTCCTTTGGTTAACTGTCTTTGTCTAACCGGCTCTTCAGGGGACATTACGTATGGACTCCTGGACTGGCTTTGCTCGGCAGCAGCCCTTTCCACTGCGTTCCTCAGCGCATCCTTTGACTCCCCCTGCTGATCAGGGACATTATGGCAAAGGTTTAAAGGGCTCGGGTCATCTTTCCTCTGGGCTGCCAAAACATGATAATCCTGAGATGCCAACACCCCTACCACCCTCTGAACCTCCAGATCAGCATCTGGGGTGCTTCTTTGAGCTGGCACAGAGACCTCTGTTCCCAGCGTCTGGTAACTTGAAAGGAATTGTCCATCAACCACACATCCCACTGCAGTCCCTGGCAGACACTCTTCAGCTTTACTGCTGGCAGAGTCCACAGCCTCGCTGGTCCTCCTCATCACACTATGCTCCAGGTGCCTCTGTCCACCATTAGCAGCAGCTACCTCTGAACTTAGCTGACTGTCTTGATGAGGAGACTCTGGGCTTCCTCCTGCTGTAGGTGTCTCATATGCTGAATACCCTGGTGGTAGCCGAGACATTTGATAATAAACAGGAATTCTACCTGGTGTAATATCTAATGGCTGCGTCCCAGCATGGTGCTGCATCTGGCCAGAAGGAGAGACTGCAGAAGCGGATTTGTTGAAGGTGTGGGTAGGAGAGGTAGTCTGGGGGGAAGGAGCGGCTTCTTCCGTGAAGAGAGAGGCATATGGCACGAAGTGGGGGACATGGGAGGCGGTGAGGTTGGTGGAAGGAGACAGGAGAGGACTAGGCAGGAAGCCAGGAGGGACAGCATAGGGCACTGTGTAATGCGAGCCGATGAACTGTAGGGATGTTGGAGGGATCTGCGCGTAGTGGATGGGAGGGTAAGGCACCCCCGGGTGCTGGATTATTGGTGAGGTCACATTGAAGGCAGGGGTCAGGGGGCTCACGTTCACCACAGGGTGTAGCCCCGTGGGGGAGAAGGTGGCAGGTGGCACTGCCACTTTGTAGAGCATCCCATATTGGTCCACCgtcagccctggcactgcttcTGTGGCCTCGCCAGGGCCATAGCGCAGCGCTGTGGGACCTAGCCCAGCTGTCCGAGCCCACTCGGGGCCCTCGCCTGAAGCCTGGGTACCCCCCGCCCGTCCCGCCTCGGTGCCGGAGCTGGCGGCGGGAAGTTCCCGCTTCTTTGGCGGGAGGCACTCCTGGCTGCGCTCGTGGCCCGCTCTCATGGTGCCCCGTGGTGTCCCGGCAGCCCCGGCCGCGACGCTCGTTCATGGGGGCACCCGCAGGGGCTGCCACACGCCGGCTCCCAGGTCCCCGCTGCCGGCCGCTGCCTCACCTGTACCAGGAACAGAGGGAGCCATGAGTGCCGGCCCCGCCACCGAACTAGGGACAGAGGGTCCCGGGAGCGCAGCGAGCCCCCAGGCCGCAGGAACAGAGGGAGCCCCGAGTCCCGGCACCGAGAGCGAGCAAGCAAGGCGACGGCCCCTGGCTCTCAGCCCAGGGGACGGAGGACGCGCGAGCCCGACCACCGGCCCCACCCCCGGCCCCAGAGCTCCGGCCGTACCGcaccccgccccgccccgcctcCGCGGGCCCGCCCGGTGCCCATCGCATCCCGCGGCTCACCCGCCATCGCCCGGCTCCTCCTCCGCGACCCCCATCGGCCCCGGCGCCGCCCGCGGCCGCCTCCGGCCCGACCCCTCCCAGCGCCGCGGCGCTCAGCGATGGCGTCACGCCCCGCGCGGAGGAAATGCCTCACTGACCGGCAGGGGGCGGAACGACGCGGCCCCCGGGGCTAACGTCACGGGATACCTGCAGCGCCGGTTGTCGTAGCAACCAGCCGCGCCCGCCCGGGCCCGATGGCGCCGCGCCTACCGCCCGCCCCGTGGCAACCTCAGCACCGCCGCCGGCGGGCACCGGGGACCCTTCTGGCGGAAAGCATGTCGCGATGGAGCGGCGGGACTTGCTCTATGGGGCGCAGGGCGGCGTTGCCAGGAGGACAGGCCTGCACCGAGATCTGGGCCCCGCTGGGCAGGACGCGGGAAAAGTGACGTCCTGCAGGTGAAAGACGTGCCCAGTCCCCAGTCGGAAGGGCGGTTCGTGAGGTTTTCGTCGTCTCACCCGCCTGAGATGGGCATTCCTGGCGTCTGGCTGGGAACACGGGACTCACGGCTGCCTGCTGGTTGTTCAGAGCTGGGCCTCCACTGCGCAACACTTTCCCGGCTGCTAGCAGATCCCCACAGTGTGCCATTTCTTGGCATTCATTGATTTTTAAGGCGACTAAAGATCCTGGAAAGTGCAGCGGGGACCGTCCCTGAGCCCCTTTCTCCAGTTCCCTCTTTCATTGTCGGACGCTAAGCCTCTCCTGCCCCTAAATCCAGAGCAGTGGGTCCGAGCAGCGGTGCCCCTATGCCCGCCCTACGTGTCCTTTCCGAGTGGTTCCCCCGTCCCAGTTAGAACGCAAGCCAGAGCTGCACCCCGCTCCGGCTACATGGCCTTGCCCACTGCAGGGCTGGTCTCGGAATAGTCTCCCCGCACACTTTCTACATCAGGTACTCTGCTTCGTTCCTGCTGCCTTATTAAAGGTACAGAGACGAGTCTGATGTGAGGAGAAGACCATGGCACTGTCCCCGGAGTCCCCAGTAAACGCTTAAAAACGGCAAGAAGTGGCAAGTTGAGAGTAATCTCACCGCTGCCGACAAGGGTGGCCTCTGTCCAGCAGCTGGGCCCTGCTCGCGAGCGACCTGCGCGCTCCAGGGGCCGCGGCGTGCTCCGTGAGGACCTCGCCCCGGCGCCGGCCACTCAGCGCAGCGGAACCCTGTTTGCGGGCGACGCGACCCGCCCGGCCTCTCCACGGAACAGCGCTCGCCGCGAGAGACCGCCCCGCGCGTGACGCCATCAGTGACTGCCACAGTGCACACGCATCACTGTTCGCAAGACTAGCATCTCGGGTGCTTCCGCCAAGAAAAGTAGTGCAAGTGGCCTTTTCTGTCTGCCACCGGTGGTGCCGCGCCGTccctctgctggctctgctgaggccGCCGCGGCCGTGCTCACCACCCGCGGCTGGTAGAAGCCAGGAGGCCGAGAGCAAGGTGCCGGCGAGCGGATCCCTCCGCCTGCGGTATCGGTGCTACGGCCGCGCTGCCGCCATTTTGAATGCCTGGCTCCTGCCGCTGCCGCTTCCTCCACTGCAGGGACCGGCCCGGTGAGTGGGGCCGTGGTGCCCGCCGTCCCAGTTTGCCTCCGCGCCGGGCGTTCGCCGCTCGTCTGATTCCTTTGCTACGTCGCCAGTCAGGCCGAGTCTCCGCTCCCGCGGCCCGTGAGGTCCCGACTGCTTGGGGCCTCCGCGTGCCTTCGCTTCTCTGCCCGCCGCCGAGCTCCGCGGCTTGGCTGCGGCCCGCGACAACGCCGCGGGCTCCTCTGCCGGCGAAGGCCACCCGATGCCCTCCTGCGGCCGTCGCCGGCGTGGCTAATCTCGGGCCACCTGCCCGTGCCGCCCTCCTTCGGCCGCGGCCTGCGCACCCCGCCTCGGCCTGGCGGCCCGGGCCCGTCCCGGACTCTGCCCCGCGCTGCCGGACTGGTCCGCTGCCTCCCCGGGCACAGGCAACACTTCGTACGTGCTTCTGTTATTACCCGCTGGAAAGGTGTTGCTGACAGGATTCTTTCTCAGCCCCTGTTACTGGTACTCGGGTGATCTTGTACCGCTTTCCTTGACGTGGAAAGCGTAGACCTGCTGGAGTCCTGTCAGTGCGAAGTGTAGCATGACTGTGTCCATGCTGGAGGCCTTTGGAGCCTAAGAAGTAGCTTGGAATTTTGCGTCCATCTTTCTTTTGGTATTTTATTGTGCGTGCTGCACATCTGCTCAGAGTGTTACAGTTAGTGTCTTTCTAATAATTACGGTGCCTGCGTGTTGACTGCATGGATTCTAATAGAAGCAAAATATCTATAAGCTCTGTCCAAAGGCATCTGTAATAAACTGCAGGTGTTGGTTTGAATTAGTGTTAGGCTACTTGTTGAGAATCAATTGGtaaagacagtttcaaatcCTTTCCTCAAGATTGTTTGAATTGTCACTCTTAAGAGCTAGAAGACAAATTAGAAGgtgtgttgttttattttttagagTAAGCATTGTTCTTTAAGTTTAAAGGGAGAACAGTTGTGTGTTTTATTGTGTGGTAAATGATGATTAATGATGTATTTTAGTTTCTGATACCTGAAATGTTAATGGAACAGTACAGAACAGTGGAATACTTTTGGAAGGGTGTATATGTATGACCACTTTGGATCATATCGGCTTAAACAAAGTAAAATATATGTGTATATTCCTCTGTGTAGCATCCCTAGCATTTCACATTTAAAATTACAGagatttgtgttttcttcttctctttttcctgttctgttcTTATGTGATAGAGCATGACTGGTTTTGTGTGCctgttcccttccctttctaTAAACTACACttgttatttcttcctttgtttgcAAGGCCTGTACCATTGCCAAAATCTTTCTTTCACCTACTTGTGCACTCTGGTATTTGGCACAGGATATGAAAACTTTACTGGGTACTTCAGAGTTCAACGAAAgcaagagaattttttttttcctgaggggTTCAGTGTGAAGCCCTTGATTTGTCTGTGGTGGGGCAAAGTATTCAGAgttgagaaagggaaaggaagtcTGGGGTGATTGTATTGTGAAAGGATCCAACTTTTCTGTCTCCAGTGTGTAAGATAACTTCCAAATTTCGTGCTCTTTTTTCATGAAAAACAGTCTCTtatttttgttagttttgtttggtttggtttttttttttttttttttttttgtttgttggcttGTTCTTGTTGTTCCTGTTTCTGCTGATCTGGTGTTGTTCCTGAAGGTAGTATGACAGAGGTCCTGCAGTGCTTTTGTTGCAGTGTCCCGGTGAGAGAGTAAGGGATAGAAAACTTTGCATTCCTGATAGCTCTTCTTTTGTACAGAGCTTTGCAATGGCAtcattataaaataaaatgagatgGGCAAGTTTGTCAGGCACTAGTGTAAAAACATTGTGAACAGCAGCAAAGGAACTGAAGTTGTCCATAGGCATGCAGACAGGCTGCCCTGGTTAGTGCAGTTGAGGTTTGGAGAGCTGCCTTTCAGATTGTCAGGGCTCATAAAAATCTTAACTACTTCTGAAGCTGGTTCATTCAGTAAAGCTTCTTGTGTCTGTTCAGTGTGAattcttgtttctgtttttgaGTTAGCAATGTATGATGAGGAGGGTGTTAGGTCAGGAGATGAGTTGTTtgatttctttgtcttttttgtaATAACAGAGCAAACTTTCCTGACTGAAAGTGAAGTTAGTTTGTTGGTGGTGATACTCAGCTCTTCCCTGTGGAAAGGACCTTTGTAGCAGTATTGCTTCATTGGGCGGTGTTGCTTGATTGGATGAGGGTCCCAAAGTTAATAATTGAATGTATTGATGAGGCTGTAACTCAAAAAGCAGTTATAGTAGCATGAGTGCAAGTGAATCTGCTAATGTCACAAGGAGTAGTATTAGCTTTTATCTGCTGTTTGGCAGAGATGCTATAGGTAGAATCTAGGACCAGAGCTTCCTAGGACACAGCTGAAGTTACTTGTTAAGTTTATGTAATAATAAATGTAAAAAGGTGGCACCTTGTCTTTCATCTGGCATTAGTCAAGGTAAAGAAAGGTGTGGAGGCTTAAACTAGTagctatttttaattctttcaaaaCTTATTTTGCTTTAACTCTACAGGAAAGTGAACAGGAAGTAAAATAACCAGATTACCGTAAACACCAAAATTAGTTAGGAAACTAGAAGCAGGTGATAAATACAAAGGTAATGTGGGTCAGTGGTGATAGAAGTATAGAAACAAAAGCTGGGAAGTCTATAGTTCTGGTCTTGCCTATCACACTGATCAGCCCTGTAGATGTGCTAACACTTCTTCCAATGCTTCATTTGTTAgcttaaaaaaacaacaggaaattaaaaaaaagggaacatcttattttctttttttggcagGGGCTGAGGTTAATATCTGTAATGTTTGAAAGCTCAGCAGACCTTTTGATGCCAGTTCAGGAGTTGTTTGGTGTGTCTATGCTGTTGTGCAGTAATAGAAACATCCAAAGTGCTTGCCTGGTCTcactgctgtggctgggctgaaagcagagagacagaggctGGAGGGCTTCAGACTGAGGTTCCCTAACAGCAGCAGTGGAACATCCTCTGCCATTGTCCTGtatctcctcttcctctcagcTTCTGAACAGCATGGCTTGCCTCTTGAATACTCTTGTGCTAAATAACTTGTCATCACTGCTTCTGAGACTATTTTTTAGCTCCTGTTTTGAGGCATTTTTCCTTGCTTGacctcttttattctttttcttgccCCACACTGTCTTTTTAGATGCTTTTTAATATACTGTAATTTTGCAGTCTCTTGCTGCCTTAATTTCTTTGATATTCTGATGTTACTTTCATCTTCTCTGTGGTCTCAAATAGCTTTTTCTCAAGAGAGGTAATTTTTCTGGTTGGAATGTTGTATGGCTGGTtgctttgtctctttttttgtgtTCCCTTTGcccttctttgcccttcttgATGATGATAGTGCTCCTTGCTTAGATGTTTAATATTTTCTGTGTAAACATTGATAACATTAGACCATATACCGATATCCCTGCTTTTGTACACAGCTTCATCTCTATTTGCAGTGTGAATTTCTGCTTTTACTGCCATGTTTTTGTTCTAGTATCTGATAGAACTGTGAAGCCCACTGATAGTAGTATGGAGTCGAGGCCATCAGGATTTGTAGTGAACCACTGCAGCTATTCTTTTCTTGTAGTCCAGATGCATCTTTTGCTTTTGTGTACAGGAGGCTTGATTTGGTTGTAGGGTAGCAGGTAGGAGAGTTTTGCTGCTTATTTCAGTTGGGTGTTGGGTCAGGCTTTAATTGTGTAACTTCCCAAAAGCTATTTCTGCCTGAGGAATGTGATTACTTGTGCATGTGTTAGGGCGGGGCAACTTTTTTACTTTAGATGTATTTGAAAATGTTTAGGTCCTCACTCTTGGGTTGTTCACTATTTCTGAACTTGGTTCATCTTGCTGTTTACAGGAAGAGCTCTCACTGGGTATGTATCTTAGTTGAACTGAAAAATCAGTTTCCCTAAACAGTAAAGCCCTTCTGTGAATAATTCCATGAGCTTTGGTGGGGTTTATGTCTTAAAGTTTCCAGAATTTTAGGCTAAATAATAATGGAATTTAAAACCATGTATGTTAATTTATCCTAAACATGTTCTTAGGCAACTTTAAATTTCATTAATACATTTGAAGGAGTGGActtgatttttatattttcttataCACATTAGCATTCCTGAATAGTTTCTAGAGGGCAGAATCTCAGTTCAATTAGGTGTTTAATGACAGGAAGTCCTTTTGTCTTTACATTCAATTCCTGATAGAGTAATACACCTTGGTTGAAGCATTTAGGCATTttgcaggtgggttttggtaCTATCAGGTGGTTCTTATAAAAGGTTATTAGGTGAATAATTATATTTGAATATGACTGTATTCTAAGAGAGACTTGTCGTAAAGTCCCTATACTTTTGACATAATGGTATGTTGAATAAAATCCTTAACTTTAAAACATAACAAGCTTAACATAAAAGGGGAGAAAATAGTGATTTAGAAGCATAATTTAGATGAAAGTAAAatggtttttttctcttgattaatttctttaatttttggATAATTTGGATAATAGACATGGGTTGCATAAAGAAGGAATGCCCTTTTTTATTGCTTCAGGGAAGACTTCATGAATAGCAGAGAGAGGAGAATCCCTAAGCTAATACCTCTCACGTGATCTGGAGACTAGGAGATGAGCTggaattgttttttttaaaggaacttAGATGCCAGCCATCAGTGTCACTGGAACTAATCCAAGTGAGGTATAAAAATCTTTCAGAAGCTTTGATCTTGATGGTAGGTTACTCTGAGGATAGCCTTCAAAATGAGACAGGGAAACAGACTTGGTGAGGTGTGAGAATTCTGCATTCCATCCAGATGCTGTAAATATTAATTGGTAGGCTCTTACCAGGtatccagagatcatccatgATTTCTAGAGCTTGTTGTTAGCAAAGAAGTGGCAGaaggacactgctgctgcacacaaGGAAAGAGGTAACTGCT is a window of Indicator indicator isolate 239-I01 chromosome 19, UM_Iind_1.1, whole genome shotgun sequence DNA encoding:
- the ATXN1L gene encoding ataxin-1-like, whose product is MRAGHERSQECLPPKKRELPAASSGTEAGRAGGTQASGEGPEWARTAGLGPTALRYGPGEATEAVPGLTVDQYGMLYKVAVPPATFSPTGLHPVVNVSPLTPAFNVTSPIIQHPGVPYPPIHYAQIPPTSLQFIGSHYTVPYAVPPGFLPSPLLSPSTNLTASHVPHFVPYASLFTEEAAPSPQTTSPTHTFNKSASAVSPSGQMQHHAGTQPLDITPGRIPVYYQMSRLPPGYSAYETPTAGGSPESPHQDSQLSSEVAAANGGQRHLEHSVMRRTSEAVDSASSKAEECLPGTAVGCVVDGQFLSSYQTLGTEVSVPAQRSTPDADLEVQRVVGVLASQDYHVLAAQRKDDPSPLNLCHNVPDQQGESKDALRNAVERAAAEQSQSRSPYVMSPEEPVRQRQLTKGMVIANGKPVLVPVGSEPVRFSTSEGLVRRSPDAQARGSMLEKDLARSQLPSSSHLPSHFMKGAIIQLATGELKRVEDLQTQDFVRSAEVSGGLKIDSSTVVDIQESQWPGLVTLHFVVGEQQSKVSIDVPPEHPFFVYGQGWSSCSPGRTAQLFALPCHRLQVGDVCISISLQSMNGNSASQANHPLTDQLIPTRERSERMALVSREPSDRAAERKSHTDRDSAVQSSHAEPSQPETGSQHSWTVPGFQRYSMQAEEPRPSLLRPSFIPQEVKLSIEGRSNAGK